In Thunnus maccoyii chromosome 3, fThuMac1.1, whole genome shotgun sequence, the following proteins share a genomic window:
- the dram2b gene encoding DNA damage-regulated autophagy modulator protein 2b, producing MWWFQQGMSFLPAALVIWTAASFIFAYVTAVILKHVDPLVPYISDTGTMAPERCVFGIMLDVSAFLGMATVYVRYKQVEALVGENEVKLHRLNRFGLALGWISSFGMCVVANFQKTTLFSMHLVGAILTFGVGALYILAQTLLSLYMQPQVHSKTIYLIRLGIGVWTLSSIISMFVSSVIMYTSLRGVDVPHKLHWTPGETGYTAHIISTVSEWSLAFSFISFFLTYIRDFQKITLRAEADLHSSHLYDWSLGGVAPSHRLKPEACESSPLLAGGT from the exons ATGTGGTGGTTCCAGCAGGGTATGAGCTTCTTGCCCGCCGCTCTGGTCATCTGGACTGCAGCATCCTTCATCTTCGCCTACGTCACAGCGGTGATACTGAAACATGTGGATCCTCTTGTGCCTTACATCAG CGACACAGGAACGATGGCGCcagagaggtgtgtgtttggcatCATGCTGGATGTGTCGGCATTTTtgg GTATGGCCACGGTGTACGTGCGTTACAAACAGGTGGAGGCTCTGGTAGGTGAGAACGAGGTCAAACTCCACAGACTGAACCGCTTCGGGCTGGCGCTGGGCTGGATCAGCTCCTTCGGGATGTGCGTGGTCGCCAACTTCCAA AAGACCACGCTGTTCTCCATGCACCTGGTTGGGGCGATACTGACCTTCGGGGTCGGGGCTCTCTACATCCTGGCTCAGACGCTGCTCTCACTCTACATGCAGCCTCAAGTCCACAGCAAGACCATCTACCTGATCCGCCTCGGCATTGGAGTCTGGACCCTGAGCAGCATCATCAGCA TGTTCGTATCATCAGTCATCATGTACACCAGTCTGCGAGGAGTCGATGTACCTCACAAACTGCACTGGACTCCTGGAGAGACG gGCTACACTGCTCACATCATCAGCACCGTGTCTGAATGGTCTCTGGCCTTCTCCTTCATCAGCTTCTTCCTCACCTACATCAGAGATTTTCAG aaAATTACTCTGCGGGCAGAAGCAGATTTGCACAGCAGCCACCTGTATGACTGGTCACTCGGTGGCGTCGCACCGTCACATCGCCTCAAACCTGAAGCCTGCGAGTCCTCTCCACTGCTGGCGGGAGGGACATGA